In Panicum virgatum strain AP13 chromosome 4N, P.virgatum_v5, whole genome shotgun sequence, a single window of DNA contains:
- the LOC120670978 gene encoding MADS-box transcription factor 21-like, producing the protein MPSPHFPCICILSCSPIYPPHACMLSPLRDRSKVQMAEEASAMAEAAERRRGEAGGEQRKRKKTLGRQKIEIKRIEGVAARHVCFSKRRSGLFKKAAELAALCGAHVAVVVFSRADKPYSLGIPSVDAVVDRYLYPASAAAGEAPAGGADPAVLEEFESEKERLDKAIAAEARRREALIAAARAAGVPDGDDVRRAGMPDLLATLAALERVRAEAMQRVRVHEAMVEEMTMQQCAVAVSGDAGGAFYCAAGAGAFAADGGASSSSSHQGVLYTQMLMGGDANHASMPFAPTKPPYLPPPPFNYGSHHNQFACYGYDIGDDGSCHDAAAAYGMEGYHGTTTTCNFFW; encoded by the coding sequence ATGCCGAGCCCTCACTTTCCTTGCATATGCATTCTTAGCTGCTCCCCTATATATCCACCTCACGCCTGCATGCTATCGCCATTGCGCGACCGTTCCAAGGTGCAGATGGCGGAGGAGgcgtcggccatggcggaggcggcggagaggcgCCGCGGCGAGGCTGGCGGGGAGCagcggaagaggaagaagacgcTGGGGCGGCAGAAGATCGAGATCAAGCGCATCGAGGGCGTCGCGGCGCGGCACGTGTGCTTCTCCAAGCGCCGCAGCGGCCTCTTCAAGaaggccgccgagctcgccgcgctcTGCGGCGCgcacgtcgccgtcgtcgtgttCTCCCGCGCCGACAAGCCCTACTCGCTCGGCATCCCCTCCGTGGACGCTGTCGTCGACCGTTACCTCTAcccagcctccgccgccgccggggaagcTCCAGCAGGCGGCGCGGACCCGGCGGTCCTGGAGGAGTTCGAGAGCGAGAAGGAGCGCCTGGACAAGGCCATCGCGGCGGAGGCGCGCAGGCGGGAGGCGCTcatcgcggcggcgcgcgcggccggcgtgcCGGACGGCGACGACGTGCGCCGCGCGGGGATGCCGGACCTCCTCGCCACGCTCGCCGCGCTCGAGCGGGTCCGGGCCGAGGCGATGCAGCGCGTGCGCGTGCATGAGGCCATGGTCGAGGAGATGACGATGCAGCAGTGCGCGGTGGCGGTCtccggcgacgccggcggcgccttctactgcgccgccggcgcaggcgcTTTCGCGGCTgacggcggcgccagcagcagcagcagccatcaGGGGGTCTTGTACACGCAGATGCTGATGGGCGGCGACGCCAACCATGCATCGATGCCTTTTGCTCCGACGAAGCCTCCTtatcttccgccgccgcctttcaACTACGGCTCTCACCACAACCAATTCGCCTGCTACGGCTACGACATTGGAGACGACGGCAGCTgccacgacgccgccgccgcatatGGAATGGAAGGGTACCACGGGACAACGACGACCTGCAACTTCTTTTGGTAG